A stretch of Candidatus Bathyarchaeota archaeon DNA encodes these proteins:
- a CDS encoding glycosyl hydrolase gives MSGRKLAILVAVLILVSASVMTYWIMMRTGEKQDGTVSLTVDGSRKYQVIEAFGGAGAYYEGLLRNLMEPKRTEATDLLFSDLGITMYRLRVWTQIEKVNDDEDPNHFNWSAFNFSTDLDQVWNALEAKKRGVTEFVASVWSPPAWMKSTGNETGGGYLLPEMYDEFAEWLAAYIIGYKNFHGIEISWISIQNEPDYTASWETCTYSPEQLRDVIKRVGAKFEREGINAKILMPETSGVSAAATYISTVMADPGAAKYVDIFAFHNYDTSFFAPDEKIAYMQAVARLGAQYGRPIWQTEYSYLGTEDAGTYKEAIYTVQHIHNVLTHTNASVYIVWELFWYRGTGLISIRQDGTNYEITPKYYAVKQFFKFIAPGSRRILATATNTDVLASAYINEENGRVTIIAINRAKTSFNVTVTLQNLNVRSFHQYRTSSSENCTYLGNIIVSENSLRATLPAESVTTLISG, from the coding sequence ATGAGTGGTAGGAAATTAGCAATATTAGTTGCCGTGTTAATCTTGGTCTCGGCATCTGTTATGACGTACTGGATAATGATGCGGACAGGCGAAAAACAGGATGGAACTGTATCCCTGACGGTTGACGGTTCAAGGAAATATCAGGTCATAGAAGCATTTGGGGGTGCAGGCGCATATTATGAGGGTCTCTTGCGAAATCTGATGGAACCGAAAAGAACGGAGGCTACAGATCTCCTTTTCTCCGATCTCGGCATCACAATGTATAGGTTGAGGGTTTGGACTCAGATCGAGAAAGTAAATGACGATGAAGATCCGAACCACTTTAATTGGAGTGCCTTTAACTTCAGCACTGATTTAGATCAAGTCTGGAATGCGCTGGAGGCAAAGAAGAGGGGCGTAACTGAGTTTGTCGCTTCGGTCTGGAGTCCCCCGGCATGGATGAAGAGTACTGGAAACGAGACAGGTGGAGGATACCTGTTGCCGGAAATGTACGACGAATTTGCAGAGTGGTTGGCCGCGTACATAATAGGCTATAAAAACTTTCATGGGATAGAGATTAGTTGGATAAGCATACAGAATGAACCTGATTATACAGCCAGTTGGGAGACCTGCACCTATTCGCCTGAACAGTTAAGAGATGTTATAAAGAGGGTTGGCGCAAAATTTGAGCGTGAGGGAATAAATGCGAAGATATTGATGCCCGAAACCTCAGGTGTCTCCGCAGCGGCAACTTACATTTCAACAGTCATGGCTGATCCGGGAGCAGCAAAATACGTTGACATATTTGCCTTCCACAACTACGATACATCATTCTTCGCTCCGGATGAGAAAATTGCCTATATGCAGGCGGTGGCAAGGCTCGGCGCCCAGTATGGGAGGCCTATCTGGCAGACGGAATACAGCTACTTGGGAACAGAGGATGCGGGAACATACAAAGAAGCAATATACACAGTACAGCACATCCACAACGTGCTAACCCATACAAACGCATCAGTATACATTGTGTGGGAACTTTTCTGGTACAGAGGAACAGGGCTGATAAGCATTAGACAAGACGGCACCAACTATGAGATTACGCCAAAATACTACGCAGTCAAGCAGTTCTTTAAGTTCATAGCGCCTGGGTCAAGAAGAATATTGGCAACCGCAACAAACACGGATGTCTTAGCATCGGCCTATATAAACGAGGAGAATGGAAGAGTGACAATAATCGCAATAAATAGGGCCAAAACCTCATTCAACGTGACGGTTACATTGCAAAACCTAAACGTTAGATCGTTTCATCAGTATCGGACATCCTCATCTGAAAACTGCACATACCTTGGCAATATAATAGTCTCAGAAAACTCGCTTAGAGCCACGCTTCCAGCCGAAAGTGTGACAACTCTTATTTCAGGATGA
- a CDS encoding beta-galactosidase, translated as MKLFPFGIDYYPEHWPERRWPIDVALMKNAGFNVVRLAEFAWSKMEPREGEYNFEWLDKAINMLSSNGMRIILGTPTAAPPPWIVKAHPDILRVDGHGRRAPEGTRRNYCPNNPHYNKHSERIVEAMVFHYRENRNVIGWQVDNEFAGDPCYCNNCINAFREWLRTKYESIDRVNEECGLIFWGQEYGDWDEIYPPKPPLSMQSPSLSLEWQRFTSDCWIKYEKMQVDIIRKYAPHQFVTHNFMGMYRWLNYFKLAEPLDFVSFDYYPWRKTYVNLIHMAMSHDIMRSLKKKPYWIMELQSGAIKSSQAPIPLPGQIRLWTFQSIARGADGILYFRWRSCRFGSEEYWHGILDHDGVPRRRYNEIKRTAEEIHKLAPYLEGTVLKPEIAITLVYDALWAWDLEITFGDMNYYGRSAWEPTLDLYGALYRRNVLVDFVDPESEELGQYRVLLVPSLMLMNKKVEENLRSYVKNGGTLIATPRTGAKNWNNIIVEETLPGALSDVFGVTIEEYTGVPDEEKIRIETSENWLGKQKAYECGKWAEMLAPEKAAVIANYRTGIYDNKPAATVNRYGKGTAMYIGIFAEEGFYLDLVDWLISQGKAKSIMPSATGFEATERRRLDCRIVFALNHTQNSISIPCEGKEFKDILSGQRVGDRLDLKAFDVKFLIGEMEA; from the coding sequence TTGAAATTGTTTCCATTCGGGATCGATTATTATCCAGAACACTGGCCTGAGAGGAGGTGGCCCATAGACGTCGCATTGATGAAGAATGCTGGCTTTAATGTTGTGAGACTCGCTGAGTTTGCGTGGAGCAAGATGGAGCCTAGAGAGGGCGAATATAATTTTGAATGGTTGGACAAAGCCATTAACATGCTTTCCTCGAACGGTATGAGAATTATTCTGGGAACACCTACTGCTGCTCCTCCGCCATGGATAGTAAAAGCTCATCCCGACATTCTCAGAGTAGATGGGCATGGTAGGAGAGCGCCGGAGGGGACACGGAGAAACTACTGCCCCAATAATCCACACTATAATAAACATTCAGAGAGGATTGTGGAGGCTATGGTCTTCCATTATAGGGAAAATAGGAATGTTATAGGATGGCAGGTTGACAATGAGTTTGCTGGCGATCCGTGTTATTGCAACAATTGTATTAACGCATTTAGAGAGTGGTTAAGAACCAAGTATGAGTCTATTGATAGAGTGAATGAGGAATGCGGGCTTATCTTTTGGGGTCAAGAGTACGGTGACTGGGATGAGATCTATCCGCCTAAACCGCCCTTGAGTATGCAGAGTCCAAGTCTCAGTCTAGAGTGGCAACGTTTCACGAGCGATTGCTGGATTAAGTATGAAAAAATGCAGGTGGACATAATCCGTAAGTATGCGCCGCACCAATTCGTAACCCACAATTTCATGGGCATGTATAGATGGCTTAATTATTTTAAGCTCGCTGAGCCTCTTGATTTCGTCTCTTTCGACTATTATCCATGGCGCAAAACGTATGTTAACCTTATCCACATGGCGATGAGCCACGACATAATGAGAAGCCTTAAGAAGAAGCCTTACTGGATAATGGAGCTTCAGTCCGGAGCAATTAAGTCCAGTCAAGCTCCAATACCGCTTCCAGGCCAGATTAGGCTTTGGACCTTCCAATCAATAGCTAGAGGCGCTGATGGCATACTCTATTTTCGATGGAGAAGCTGCAGGTTTGGGTCTGAGGAGTATTGGCACGGAATCCTCGACCATGACGGGGTTCCGAGAAGAAGGTATAATGAGATCAAGAGAACCGCCGAGGAAATCCACAAACTTGCGCCATATCTTGAAGGCACAGTACTTAAGCCTGAAATTGCAATAACGCTGGTCTATGATGCCCTCTGGGCATGGGACCTCGAAATCACTTTCGGAGATATGAATTATTATGGCAGATCGGCTTGGGAACCCACACTAGATCTGTATGGCGCACTGTATAGGAGGAATGTGCTAGTCGATTTCGTTGATCCCGAATCCGAGGAACTAGGTCAATACAGAGTTTTGCTCGTCCCCTCATTGATGCTGATGAACAAAAAGGTCGAGGAAAACCTTAGAAGCTATGTTAAGAACGGCGGAACATTAATTGCAACCCCAAGGACAGGCGCGAAGAACTGGAATAATATTATTGTAGAGGAAACCCTGCCTGGCGCCTTATCAGACGTTTTCGGAGTCACAATAGAAGAATATACAGGTGTGCCTGACGAAGAAAAAATCAGGATTGAGACTTCAGAAAACTGGCTTGGAAAACAGAAGGCTTATGAATGTGGGAAATGGGCTGAAATGCTGGCACCAGAGAAGGCAGCAGTAATAGCCAATTATCGAACTGGAATCTATGATAACAAACCAGCCGCAACAGTCAACCGCTACGGAAAGGGTACGGCGATGTATATTGGAATTTTTGCTGAGGAGGGATTCTATCTTGATCTAGTCGATTGGCTGATTAGTCAGGGGAAAGCCAAGTCGATCATGCCTTCTGCTACAGGATTCGAAGCCACAGAAAGAAGGAGGTTGGATTGCCGAATCGTCTTCGCGTTGAACCACACCCAGAATTCTATTAGTATCCCATGTGAGGGAAAAGAGTTTAAAGATATTCTGTCAGGTCAGAGAGTGGGCGATCGATTAGATCTTAAAGCCTTCGACGTCAAGTTTCTCATAGGGGAGATGGAGGCTTAA